From the genome of Acidimicrobiia bacterium, one region includes:
- a CDS encoding glycoside hydrolase family 16 protein translates to MRARLADAVSSTSAKPKVLFRDDFRGNKLDAKKWNPSWFGHGNSPSNPVNSKENDCYDPRQAIVKNSYLVLAAVPHNCLGRAYMSGLVNTNGKFHYTTGDLKARVWLPPGQGSTVDWPGIWTNGQHWPNDGEIDVLEGLGGSDCWHVHTTRPTVGACTSTRGGWHVVELDRTRSSLTFFYDGKKVGTASASAFANSPHYLVLNLAVSKSISPPEKPAFMLVDWIQVTT, encoded by the coding sequence GTGCGCGCGCGCCTCGCCGACGCCGTGAGCTCGACGAGCGCGAAGCCGAAGGTCCTCTTCCGAGACGACTTCAGAGGCAACAAGCTCGACGCGAAGAAGTGGAACCCGAGCTGGTTCGGACACGGCAACAGTCCGAGCAACCCCGTGAACAGCAAGGAAAACGACTGCTACGACCCGCGCCAGGCGATCGTGAAGAACAGCTATCTCGTGCTCGCCGCGGTGCCGCACAACTGTCTCGGGCGCGCGTACATGTCGGGACTCGTGAACACGAACGGCAAGTTCCACTACACCACGGGTGACCTGAAGGCTCGGGTGTGGCTGCCGCCGGGGCAGGGATCGACCGTCGACTGGCCCGGCATCTGGACGAACGGGCAGCACTGGCCCAACGACGGCGAGATCGACGTGCTCGAAGGGCTCGGCGGCAGTGACTGCTGGCACGTGCACACCACGCGGCCGACGGTGGGCGCGTGCACCTCGACGCGCGGCGGGTGGCACGTGGTCGAGCTCGATCGCACGAGGTCGTCGTTGACGTTCTTCTACGACGGCAAGAAGGTGGGCACCGCGTCGGCGAGCGCGTTCGCGAACAGCCCGCACTACCTCGTGCTGAACCTCGCGGTGTCGAAGTCGATCAGTCCACCCGAGAAGCCCGCGTTCATGCTCGTCGACTGGATCCAGGTCACGACCTGA
- a CDS encoding cellulase family glycosylhydrolase — translation MNNVSGRVRTRLVVVVTTITIAASLTVVPTRARAVESVAEQRVQGIGGQQPGLAYERPAALNQDLGAMQAAGMTWVRADFFWSSIQSRGPGSWYWGPTDAFVKAAKAHHLHVVGMLAYAPRWARSGPDEHDPPKNPNDYANFARAAARRYAPMGVHTWEIWNEPNLAVFWAPRADPVAYAALLRRAYPAIKSADRNATVISGGLAPARDRGNDLSPMSFIVALYYHGAKGNFDGLGLHPYSYPYAPMKKASWNVFYNTPTVHKLMADVGDGNKKIWGTEIGYPTGTSSKAVSEQTQANDLVAAITAWQKWSFTGPMFIFQLRDSSTKKSDLVDNMGILRWSGQAKPAYNAIRNKLR, via the coding sequence GTGAACAACGTCTCGGGGCGGGTTCGTACGCGCCTTGTCGTCGTGGTGACGACGATCACGATCGCAGCGTCGCTGACTGTGGTGCCGACGCGTGCGCGCGCGGTCGAGTCGGTTGCCGAGCAACGCGTGCAGGGCATCGGCGGCCAGCAGCCCGGGCTCGCATACGAGCGGCCGGCCGCGCTGAATCAGGATCTCGGCGCGATGCAGGCCGCGGGCATGACGTGGGTGCGCGCCGACTTCTTCTGGTCGTCGATCCAGAGCCGCGGACCGGGCTCGTGGTACTGGGGTCCGACCGACGCCTTCGTCAAGGCGGCCAAGGCACATCATCTGCACGTGGTCGGCATGCTCGCCTATGCGCCGCGATGGGCGCGCAGCGGTCCCGACGAGCACGACCCGCCGAAGAACCCGAACGACTACGCGAACTTCGCGCGCGCGGCGGCGCGCCGGTACGCGCCGATGGGTGTGCACACGTGGGAGATCTGGAACGAGCCGAACCTGGCGGTGTTCTGGGCGCCGCGGGCCGACCCGGTCGCGTACGCGGCCCTGCTGCGGCGTGCGTATCCGGCGATCAAGAGCGCCGATCGCAACGCCACGGTGATCTCGGGCGGGCTCGCACCGGCGAGGGATCGGGGCAACGACCTCTCGCCGATGTCGTTCATCGTCGCGCTCTACTACCACGGCGCGAAGGGCAACTTCGACGGGCTGGGTCTGCATCCGTACTCGTATCCGTACGCGCCGATGAAGAAGGCGTCGTGGAACGTCTTCTACAACACGCCGACCGTGCACAAGCTCATGGCCGACGTCGGCGACGGCAACAAGAAGATCTGGGGCACCGAGATCGGCTACCCGACGGGTACGAGCTCGAAGGCGGTGAGCGAGCAGACGCAGGCGAACGACCTCGTCGCCGCGATCACGGCTTGGCAGAAGTGGTCGTTCACCGGGCCGATGTTCATCTTCCAGCTACGCGACTCGTCGACGAAGAAGTCGGATCTCGTCGACAACATGGGCATCCTGCGGTGGAGCGGCCAGGCGAAGCCCGCGTACAACGCGATTCGCAACAAGCTGCGGTGA